GTCTAGTTTGGTAGACGCTGGACGATGCTTGTTATGACACTGAGATTCAAATAGCTTTATGAAGTACTGGCGACTGATGTGAGGTGgcttgtctccacgaaacatgtgccacatgtatagaaacatTCCATGTTGAATGAGATTAtaggaactcctactgaagtgcgatttcaccatcatatatatatatatatatatatatatatatatatatacgaacaaagagcatagggacgcgcaccttcatagagcatacaaacctccaacagccaggatcgaacccgggacccctgtgcaacaagcggaaatgctaccgctaggctatgggactggctAATCAGGCTAATAGGATCTGATAGGCTAGTGACACGTTTCCCCTGTCCTGAAAAGGTGAGCTTGGTAACTTGAGGCAATAGGTCTACATCCTGTTGGCTGGttatcaaagagctgtatggcggtcgttctgtttgtctggatgttgattgcaagtgctttctctctaatgcgACGATGCCTCAGATCATTCGGTTAAAGTGTCCCGTGCTTTCTGTAGATCTTTCTCGTCCACACTAGATATGaattataaatatttttctttttttgaattccattttgaccggtgtagaccccgttgcttataGATGTGACGAAGTGGATTCTATTacatgtaatcgaatagtcatatcCCTCCCTATAGGGGCGACCGTAGCCTAGCCGTCATGTTCCCAAATgacacgcaaaaggtcctgggttctaaacgtggctgttggagggtattacgtgttttatgaaagtgcgcattgcgccaatccacaggcacttcaccatggcccatgcacacattgaatatccttacaaaccaatcaacaacacagtcgccccctttcttaacaattccactgcaataccacccaaacccgccctcttgccggatttcatcttccgcaaagctttcactacctcttcccatttcaccaaacaattctccctaaccctttcactttgcacactgtGTGGATGTGACAAAAAtgaggagattgagtgtagaatggcagtgAGGAGAGCGAGCGAAGAATggaaggtattcagggaagcagtgatggcatgtgcaaaagatgcatgtggcatgcgaaaagtgggaggtaggtagtttgaaaggttagtgagtggtgggacgaagaaataaagttgcttgtgaaaaaaaaagcgtttggtagatgtataagaaaaagctgAAGCAGAGTAAGaaaaaggtgcatgggttgaaaaagagggcaaatgagagttggggtgagagagtatcattaaaatttgggagaaggaaaatatgttttggaaggcggtaaataatgtgcgtaagataagaggACAATTCGGAACATCGTTGAAGCGGGAAAAAGGTAAGTGATATCAAATAGTGAtcgagtgaggagatgaagtgagtattttgaaggcttgttaaatttgtatgatgatacagtgtgtaggtctggatggtgtgcgaagtgagagtcagagagagtggtttggtgaaaagataagaggcggtgaaagccttgcggaagatgaaatgatgCAAGGCGGCGGAATTGGATGGTACTGACGTTGACTTTATTaataaaaggggtgactttgttgtttatTGGCTGTTAAGGatatcattatatgtatggatcatggtgaggtgcatgagaattggaggaatgcaaTAGTATAAAGGCACATCTTTTACCTTTATCCTGGGCTTTGACCAACATTTGAGCTTTGAAAATGGTCACGTATCGAATTCCCAAAAAGTCTGCCAGTCATTATATTTAGCACAAATCTGACATTAAGACTTGACCATTCAGATGTTCAGGGTGTGTGAAGGACAGTCGTAGTATAGTTTTGCAATCTTACCTCAAAGGGAACAAACACAAGAACaactaaggttttttttttatggagaggATTAGAAACATTAGTTCGATTAATAGAATAGAAAAAGGGATATTGAAGATATAAGGAATTCGGTCACACGTTAATCGTGCACATTAACCGTGCACATTGGCTAACGACAAGCTTTCATGTCTCCACCATTTGAGGAAGCGTCCTCCATGGGTGTTTGGGAGCCATCCACAACTTCTGTTTGCCACACTGCAACTTAACCAGATCGTCACCGTGATAATCTGGTCCCACGTGCTTGTGAGTCATCCGTATGTTATTGACTTTCTCATCCGTCAAGTAATAGACTTTGGAACGATGCTCTGCTTTACAGGTCATACGTGACGCAACGAAGAATTCTTTGTTGGTGCACTTGACACTGATAGCATCAGGATCTTTTTCCCTGACCTTGACAAGGGAGCCGTCCGTTACTAACTTGTCAAATTTTTCTTGACGGAGAGATCCGGATGATATACCATTGGTGGTGTCTTTGAGGTGCTTAGGAACCTTGACCGTACAAACGCCCTTCATCAACCAAAATGGTCTGACGCTCATGGCGGGGGCAGTTGACTTTAGCTACAAACATAGCAGGTTCCTGTGGCTTTCTCGATCTCATCTCCCAGCCGTTGTGGTCTATGAGATCTATCAACTTCTCTTCAGTGACAGGGACACTCTTCCCAGTAGCTTCAGCCACCATGGTGCACTCAGACTTCTCCTTCTCAAGATCAGTCTTTTTGCTATTTGGTTTAAGAGAGTCTTCTGTCATCTTTGCAAGAGACATGCTTAATTTTTCGTTCTCTTGGCGAATTGAATTCATCTCTTCGATTAGCTTCTCTTGCACCTCTCGAAGGTCTGAGATTTCGCGGCGAAGGCTTTTAATTTGTTCGATAGGATGTCTATACTTTTCGTAGAATTCTGATCGACTTACTTTCGTGTCTAAAAGCATTCGAAGTATCAAGTTCTCATGGCGAGATTGTCGATCTCTTGACGGTTAGATTCATTGACCTTTTTAAGTTCCATGATCCAAAGAATCAAAGAATCATGTTCTGTCGCTGGCTTTTCGATTCTAGATATGGTGGCCTGGtaatttctttcttcctccttatctttaACAGGATCACTGGGTTTGTTGACTGAAGAAATCTCGTCCCCAGGGGCTGGAGTTGTCTGATTGACCGAAGTATTTCGTTTTGTCATTTTGTCACTCCATTGTTGCACGGTACTGGAGATGTTGGGTGCCGGTGCCATATAAGCAGCGTAGAATTCCTCATACGGCACAGCATCAGGGATGTCATCACCCAGGTAGTGATCCCAACACTCATACAGACGATTGATGGAGGCAATATCCGAACGCGATGGCTCATCATCTTGTCCCACAAAGCCTGCATGAGGCTTTAAGATAGTCATTGTGGGACCTTTGCCATTTGAGAAACCATTTATAGGATAGTGCATTAAGCTGTTGTAGTCATAAGGAATGCCAACAGTTATTAAGTGTGCATTTTTACCCTTCATCTTCTTGAAATTACGAAGATGTTTTGGGTCGATGTTTTCCACATGAATTTTGACGTACTCATCCCTGTCAGATCTGGTTTGCTGGTGAGGAAAGCCTATGGTGTGCATGAGCTCATGGAAAATGACTCCCTTTTTCTTGAAACAACGCTTATGGAAGTTGGCCATTTGACTAGATCGCTTTCCTTTCCTATAGCCAGTAACAGCACTACAAGCCATCAGCTTATTCGTCACTCGGACATAGTAAGTACTGGCATCAGTGGCGTTCACAAACTTTAAACAAGTTGCTTTATTGAAAGTGTCCATCGTCTCGTACACTTTAGGCCGGTACTCTTGGGGGAAGTGCACATCAAAGCCGATGGGAATAGTATTGTTTGGCCATCGTTTACTTAAGATTCTAGCCATTGGTCTCCTTACCGGATCTTCAGCTTCATCGAACGCGTCGCCATGAAAATCCCAGTGTAGGAAGGGAACCTCACCCACGATATGGGTCTCGCTAGCCTCAGGGACCGAGGTCTCTGAGCGGCCTGCCGTCCGTGGCAAGGAGGAGCTTGTTGTCGGACGCTCCACCATGGACGATTGCTGGTCGGCAGACTTCGCGGATAGGGACACCTTGGCCCAGTTGCCGCCCACGGCGCACATGCAACTGAGAAAGCACACCGAAAGGTATATTGCTACTTTATAGCTCATGTTTTGGAGCACTACCGTAagtagtatttttttttgttgcagAATCAAATCGAAAAGACATATGGCCTCTTAAGTATGAACTGTCTGTGCTGATGGGTGA
This Panulirus ornatus isolate Po-2019 chromosome 29, ASM3632096v1, whole genome shotgun sequence DNA region includes the following protein-coding sequences:
- the LOC139757971 gene encoding zinc metalloproteinase nas-14-like gives rise to the protein MSYKVAIYLSVCFLSCMCAVGGNWAKVSLSAKSADQQSSMVERPTTSSSLPRTAGRSETSVPEASETHIVGEVPFLHWDFHGDAFDEAEDPVRRPMARILSKRWPNNTIPIGFDVHFPQEYRPKVYETMDTFNKATCLKFVNATDASTYYVRVTNKLMACSAVTGYRKGKRSSQMANFHKRCFKKKGVIFHELMHTIGFPHQQTRSDRDEYVKIHVENIDPKHLRNFKKMKGKNAHLITVGIPYDYNSLMHYPINGFSNGKGPTMTILKPHAGFVGQDDEPSRSDIASINRLYECWDHYLGDDIPDAVPYEEFYAAYMAPAPNISSTVQQWSDKMTKRNTSVNQTTPAPGDEISSVNKPSDPVKDKEEERNYQATISRIEKPATEHDSLILWIMELKKVNESNRQEIDNLAMRT